One part of the Phragmites australis chromosome 3, lpPhrAust1.1, whole genome shotgun sequence genome encodes these proteins:
- the LOC133911676 gene encoding uncharacterized protein LOC133911676 isoform X1 has product MQCPSQKPRFSAIRSFLTRRFHHYQIVTFARRFTSRRKSFPLFLNSDAVSVVSKFRIVAEGSEASTTGQYSLLSMADAKDDEVMTEAQIAQPLGRWPILSYGVGHMLNDITSACWFTYLLLFLQQIGLAPRDAAIVMLSGQVADGLMTVLAGEMIDRFGRFKLWHIGGSVLVGISFSSVFGGCLLCTILGTDSYLLRTVGYSFFAAVFNIGWAATQVSHMSMVNCMTLNPTSRVALASCRNAFTMVANLGLYAIALAVFGAVKAKVCSDIVLQYRWIAYVSIFIGCCFLVVFHAGTKEPNLKSESNCKKKARISWGYWFKKTLYYQVALLYMLARLITNVSQSLIAFYVTRDLRMNEYSKAIIPAIIFCCSFFVSIVLQEIKWNSRRLKSLLTIGATLWVISGVAVFVLPSQMSNLMYPLSMVIGAANALVMVTTVGLESALVGEDLNGCAFVYGSLSFLDKISCGIALFALESYEDTISCGETRGLSTVSRYGTGLIPSCFAVLSLVVTSTLRLQDAAPRAAALEAPLLV; this is encoded by the exons ATGCAATGCCCATCCCAAAAACCTCGCTTTTCAGCAATTCGTTCGTTCTTGACCAGAAGATTCCACCATTATCAAATCGTTACATTTGCTCGGCGTTTTACGAGTCGCAGGAAAAGTTTTCCTCtttttctgaattctgatgcaGTTTCAGTTGTTTCGAAATTCAGAATTGTAGCTGAAGGTTCAGAAGCTAGTACTACCGGCCAGTACTCTTTACTTTCCATGGCTGATGCAAAGGATGACGAGGTCATGACCGAGGCACAGATTGCTCAGCCCCTGGGACGGTGGCCGATACTGTCCTACGGCGTCGGCCACATGCTGAATGACATCACGTCAGCTTGCTGGTTCACGTACCTGCTGCTCTTCTTGCAACAAATCGGGCTTGCTCCAAG GGATGCGGCTATTGTGATGCTCTCAGGTCAGGTCGCGGATGGGCTGATGACGGTTCTGGCAGGCGAGATG ATCGACAGATTTGGCCGTTTCAAGCTGTGGCACATTGGAGGATCAGTCCTGGTTGGAATTTCCTTCTCTTCAGTCTTCGGTGGCTGTCTGCTCTGCACCATTCTGGGGACAGATTCATACCTTCTGAGGACCGTCGGCTACAGCTTCTTCGCAGCGGTGTTCAACATCGGTTGGGCGGCCACACAAGTTTCCCACAT GTCAATGGTGAACTGCATGACACTGAATCCGACAAGCCGTGTAGCCTTAGCAAGCTGCAGAAATGCATTCACTATG GTGGCAAATCTTGGTTTATACGCGATTGCGTTAGCTGTCTTTGGTGCAGTAAAGGCGAAAGTATGCTCAGACATTGTTCTTCAG TACCGGTGGATAGCATACGTGTCCATTTTCATAGGATGCTGCTTCCTGGTTGTCTTTCATGCTGGAACAAAGGAACCAAA CTTGAAGTCGGAATCTAACTGTAAGAAGAAGGCTCGGATTTCCTGGGGTTACTGGTTCAAGAAGACCTTGTACTACCAAGTCGCTCTCCTGTATATGCTTGCAAGACTGATCACAAACGTGTCTCAG TCGCTCATCGCGTTCTATGTCACCAGGGATCTGAGAATGAACGAATACTCGAAGGCAATA aTACCAGCGATCATATTCTGCTGCAGCTTCTTCGTGTCCATTGTCCTGCAG GAGATCAAGTGGAACAGCCGTCGCCTAAAGTCCCTCCTCACCATCGGCGCGACGCTCTGGGTCATCTCCGGCGTTGCGGTCTTCGTCCTCCCGAGCCAGATGAGCAACCTGATGTACCCTCTCTCCATGGTCATCGGCGCTGCCAACGCCCTCGTGATG GTCACCACGGTTGGACTGGAGAGCGCGTTGGTAGGGGAGGACCTGAACGGCTGCGCCTTCGTCTACGGCTCGCTTAGCTTCTTGGACAAGATCTCCTGCGGAATCGCTCTGTTCGCTCTTGAATCGTACGAAG ACACGATTAGCTGCGGCGAGACGAGGGGACTAAGCACGGTGAGCAGGTATGGGACGGGCCTGATCCCCTCGTGCTTCGCCGTCCTCTCCCTGGTTGTCACCTCCACGCTGAGGCTGCAGGACGCTGCCCCGAGAGCCGCCGCCCTGGAAGCTCCGCTCCTTGTCTGA
- the LOC133911676 gene encoding uncharacterized protein LOC133911676 isoform X2 — translation MADAKDDEVMTEAQIAQPLGRWPILSYGVGHMLNDITSACWFTYLLLFLQQIGLAPRDAAIVMLSGQVADGLMTVLAGEMIDRFGRFKLWHIGGSVLVGISFSSVFGGCLLCTILGTDSYLLRTVGYSFFAAVFNIGWAATQVSHMSMVNCMTLNPTSRVALASCRNAFTMVANLGLYAIALAVFGAVKAKVCSDIVLQYRWIAYVSIFIGCCFLVVFHAGTKEPNLKSESNCKKKARISWGYWFKKTLYYQVALLYMLARLITNVSQSLIAFYVTRDLRMNEYSKAIIPAIIFCCSFFVSIVLQEIKWNSRRLKSLLTIGATLWVISGVAVFVLPSQMSNLMYPLSMVIGAANALVMVTTVGLESALVGEDLNGCAFVYGSLSFLDKISCGIALFALESYEDTISCGETRGLSTVSRYGTGLIPSCFAVLSLVVTSTLRLQDAAPRAAALEAPLLV, via the exons ATGGCTGATGCAAAGGATGACGAGGTCATGACCGAGGCACAGATTGCTCAGCCCCTGGGACGGTGGCCGATACTGTCCTACGGCGTCGGCCACATGCTGAATGACATCACGTCAGCTTGCTGGTTCACGTACCTGCTGCTCTTCTTGCAACAAATCGGGCTTGCTCCAAG GGATGCGGCTATTGTGATGCTCTCAGGTCAGGTCGCGGATGGGCTGATGACGGTTCTGGCAGGCGAGATG ATCGACAGATTTGGCCGTTTCAAGCTGTGGCACATTGGAGGATCAGTCCTGGTTGGAATTTCCTTCTCTTCAGTCTTCGGTGGCTGTCTGCTCTGCACCATTCTGGGGACAGATTCATACCTTCTGAGGACCGTCGGCTACAGCTTCTTCGCAGCGGTGTTCAACATCGGTTGGGCGGCCACACAAGTTTCCCACAT GTCAATGGTGAACTGCATGACACTGAATCCGACAAGCCGTGTAGCCTTAGCAAGCTGCAGAAATGCATTCACTATG GTGGCAAATCTTGGTTTATACGCGATTGCGTTAGCTGTCTTTGGTGCAGTAAAGGCGAAAGTATGCTCAGACATTGTTCTTCAG TACCGGTGGATAGCATACGTGTCCATTTTCATAGGATGCTGCTTCCTGGTTGTCTTTCATGCTGGAACAAAGGAACCAAA CTTGAAGTCGGAATCTAACTGTAAGAAGAAGGCTCGGATTTCCTGGGGTTACTGGTTCAAGAAGACCTTGTACTACCAAGTCGCTCTCCTGTATATGCTTGCAAGACTGATCACAAACGTGTCTCAG TCGCTCATCGCGTTCTATGTCACCAGGGATCTGAGAATGAACGAATACTCGAAGGCAATA aTACCAGCGATCATATTCTGCTGCAGCTTCTTCGTGTCCATTGTCCTGCAG GAGATCAAGTGGAACAGCCGTCGCCTAAAGTCCCTCCTCACCATCGGCGCGACGCTCTGGGTCATCTCCGGCGTTGCGGTCTTCGTCCTCCCGAGCCAGATGAGCAACCTGATGTACCCTCTCTCCATGGTCATCGGCGCTGCCAACGCCCTCGTGATG GTCACCACGGTTGGACTGGAGAGCGCGTTGGTAGGGGAGGACCTGAACGGCTGCGCCTTCGTCTACGGCTCGCTTAGCTTCTTGGACAAGATCTCCTGCGGAATCGCTCTGTTCGCTCTTGAATCGTACGAAG ACACGATTAGCTGCGGCGAGACGAGGGGACTAAGCACGGTGAGCAGGTATGGGACGGGCCTGATCCCCTCGTGCTTCGCCGTCCTCTCCCTGGTTGTCACCTCCACGCTGAGGCTGCAGGACGCTGCCCCGAGAGCCGCCGCCCTGGAAGCTCCGCTCCTTGTCTGA
- the LOC133911677 gene encoding late embryogenesis abundant protein At3g53040-like, which produces MPIVLSSRRLAVPASLLLMVVAVASAAAAGVATKTNDHEPTEAGNKEGESGTDWVKDEISEGLGLKHHVDVDEEAAARKAGQTVKSARESAQHTASEVGKKAGDAKEAAEDAAEGASNKAGQEKDKAKETVKGAAGEASNKAGYAKQKTKEAAEAHERSKQGKTKVEEKAGQGFENAKEKAGKTQETLRQTTDAAAEKAGKEKDAACEKIATAKGAAADKAGATKDAAWEQAEAAGKKAQQSKEAAKGKAAEKAASAKDGAWETAEAAKEKANEGYEKVKNKVWETADMAKERLEEVKDRVTGADGDGKEKHRRADVDGTGKHRTVDEL; this is translated from the exons ATGCCGATCGTGTTGTCGTCGAGAAGGCTCGCCGTCCCCGCGTCGCTGCTGCTGATGGTGGTGGCAGTGGCCTCGGCAGCTGCGGCGGGCGTGGCGACGAAGACGAACGACCACGAGCCCACGGAGGCGGGCAACAAGGAGGGGGAGTCGGGGACGGACTGGGTCAAGGACGAGATCTCCGAGGGGCTCGGCCTCAAGCACCacgtcgacgtcgacgaggAGGCGGCCGCGCGCAAGGCCGGCCAGACCGTCAAGTCAGCGCGCGAGTCCGCCCAGCACACCGCCTCCG AGGTAGGGAAGAAGGCCGGGGACGcgaaggaggcggcggaggatgcCGCGGAGGGCGCGTCCAACAAGGCGGGCCAAGAAAAGGATAAGGCGAAGGAGACGGTGAAGGGCGCGGCCGGCGAGGCATCCAATAAGGCGGGGTACGCCAAGCAGAAGACCAAGGAGGCGGCCGAGGCGCACGAGCGGTCGAAGCAGGGCAAGACTAAGGTCGAGGAGAAGGCTGGCCAGGGGTTCGAGAACGCCAAGGAGAAGGCCGGCAAGACCCAGGAGACTCTGCGGCAGACcacggacgcggcggcggagaaggCCGGCAAGGAGAAGGACGCAGCGTGCGAGAAGATAGCTACGGCGAAGGGCGCCGCTGCCGATAAGGCGGGCGCCACAAAGGACGCGGCGTGGGAGCAGGCGGAGGCGGCCGGAAAGAAGGCGCAGCAGTCGAAGGAGGCGGCCAAGGGGAAGGCCGCGGAGAAGGCGGCGTCGGCGAAGGACGGCGCGTGGGAGACGGCGGAGGCGGCCAAGGAGAAAGCCAACGAAGGATACGAGAAGGTGAAGAACAAGGTGTGGGAGACGGCCGACATGGCCAAGGAGAGGCTCGAGGAGGTGAAGGACAGGGTGACCGGCGCCGACGGCGATGGCAAGGAAAAGCACAGGAGGGCGGACGTCGACGGCACGGGCAAGCACCGGACGGTCGACGAGCTGTGA
- the LOC133911678 gene encoding uncharacterized protein LOC133911678 — protein MAACSPSLPLPPAAASTTLAGNLTSSLLSMQPPRPRLAAAHRRAVVAAAASPRPPPPPSPEWGGDEQEVERAMGMDGGIPGTSGEFLRRVSSRAYGMRRHLMESLDSLAYDVLETNPWREDSKPVYVLARSDNHLWTMKTRRNRSEVERELGMLFSKGGGSSGVGTKSKYSGSKFNMLVEDIREGVLVFEDEDDAVRYCDLLQGGGQGCEGIAEIEASSVFNMCRKMKALAVLFRRGMTPPLPQSLERDLRTRKRSLED, from the exons ATGGCAGCTTGCTCACCGTCTCTCCCCctgccgccggcggcggcctccACAACCCTGGCTGGGAACCTTACCTCCTCCCTGCTATCCATGCAGCCGCCGCGCCCACGTCTCGCCGCGGCTCACCGCCGGGCGGTcgtggccgcggcggcgtcgccccggcccccgcccccgccgtcTCCGGAGTGGGGCGGCGACGAGCAGGAGGTGGAGAGGGCGATGGGAATGGACGGCGGGATCCCCGGAACCTCAGGCGAGTTCCTGCGCCGCGTCTCCTCCCGCGCCTACGGCATGCGGCGCCACCTCATGGAGTCTCTCGACTCCCTCGCCTACGACG TACTGGAGACAAACCCATGGAGAGAAGATTCCAAGCCAGTCTATGTGCTGGCTAGAAGTGATAATCATCTATGGACAATGAAAACCCGCAGGAACCGCAG CGAAGTTGAAAGGGAGCTTGGAATGCTCTTCTCAAAGGGAGGGGGTTCTTCAGGAGTTGGGACTAAATCAAAGTACTCTGGCTCCAAGTTTAACATGCTTGTTGAAGATATCAGAGAGGGAGTACTG GTgtttgaggatgaggatgatgctgTAAGATACTGTGACCTTCTGCAGGGTGGCGGTCAAGGCTGCGAGGGAATTGCAGAGATAGAAGCTTCATCA GTTTTCAACATGTGCCGTAAAATGAAAGCCCTTGCTGTTCTTTTCCGCCGTGGAATGACTCCTCCACTGCCTCAAAGCCTTGAGCGTGACTTAAGGACGAGAAAGCGGTCTTTGGAAGATTAG
- the LOC133911680 gene encoding pentatricopeptide repeat-containing protein At5g15280, mitochondrial, producing MWKAWRFPRAVRLRHLSSDVRREGKVGCRGYASNAPELHSSLGNLLKGGSRHVGEKRNLIFAGTLDEAGFDLEQETGEKCKADAHSAVKLCAGIGRLVITKCSHIFESRQDNFEGRCSLQDVLKPGLWLSPETLRRFWRVSELKPEQFLDILIGFGPGVAEVRKARFLWNLYRWASWQSKEFRHLSRSNETMVSILADAHMLNQAESLLLSLDDNMAPAVASELFSRIICVYSEAGNLEKSIALYDCARYKHFIPSVSCYQVLLHFLIRKRKDELVLRVFLDMLEVGLGSCTKGDVLDFVVMALIKKDRFLQALGIIRQLKSLDLKLSKGSLSTIVEEFNRKKDIGDMMNFLEEWRCLPELRLCNRILTSSCTNLGTDDAWLVFQRLEALGFAPDASTFGIFICHSCREMKLKAAFVYLSECFSRHIKPKVSAYNAILGGVFREGLYRHAKYVFEDMVERKVTPDLSTYKIILAGYCRYRQLDDIEQVLRDMKNNGVNELPSGNCVLLKALSFLGLDHLGVKVKRDNATGFPKAEFFDSVGNGLYLDTDSQRFEISLAQIFDNALHPDINSELVNALQRGNVASALLVKDEAFQWGHNISPASCAELIKALCVSPAYVMDVIDLMEEMPDTFDQLDAQTLNLVVQTLSSNGMPDHARLALDRLFRGGLSVSQNTYTCLMTGFCEERNIAGFWECWNLATNCRWSPNSKDVMALSSCLCKWGVIEEALKLINLLLDCYPDLFLSAYCALLEELCRTGYTSVGCAMLEALVEKGVVVDRSLIFNVMQGFLKEQKTAESIGMYDMWLNKSKVLNAYTYQFVLSSLPWLDTERAMGLVESMMTMQFTEVSACCCVVKELVQTGNMKQATSVLKEPTSGKFSGTLLNSFLEAYGCLNNWRKLDAVLCMMLKMHANISISGYRFLISRMCEQSRFSSASSLKVLFQHSDKSRELISYNILIFYLFQRRNTPQVHELLKDMEHNGISPDKTTYDFLIYGFHKSGDTDGSVNMLDACIAKGLKPSNRSLRTVLSHYCRLGNLEKSLALLRLIEHNGWQHGLVINTTLASCLLSFGRYFEAKSCLNNLGKSAFIGSDVNFDAFIKKFCIVGDLQMSVSLLNTMLKKGKLPSELSYSSVIYRLCILKEFDQALDFLAEMQFAGLKPSEISCDVLVRGLCAAGRTCDARKILELLTTLGSAPSYGMYRVVFDNYCRSSSLQKAATLLHDMQQAGQVPNFDMHWSVISNFSRTDKKTEGHGEPILPNLFFFERSPREGQ from the exons ATGTGGAAGGCGTGGCGGTTCCCCCGCGCGGTCCGTCTCCGGCACCTGAG CTCGGACGTCAGGCGAGAAGGCAAGGTTGGATGCCGAGGTTACGCTAGCAATGCCCCGGAGCTGCACTCCAGTTTGGGGAACTTGTTGAAAGGTGGAAGCCGCCACGTCGGGGAGAAGCGCAATTTAATCTTTGCAGGCACTCTAGATGAAGCTGGGTTTGATTTGGAGCAGGAAACTGGAGAAAAGTGCAAAGCCGATGCCCATTCCGCGGTGAAATTGTGTGCCGGTATTGGGAGATTGGTTATAACCAAGTGCTCTCACATATTTGAGAGTAGACAGGACAACTTTGAAGGGAGGTGCAGCTTGCAAGATGTTCTTAAACCTGGTTTGTGGCTCTCGCCGGAGACCCTCCGTCGGTTCTGGCGTGTTTCTGAGCTGAAACCTGAGCAGTTTCTTGACATTCTGATTGGCTTTGGACCTGGTGTGGCAGAAGTGAGAAAGGCAAGATTTTTATGGAATTTGTACAGGTGGGCGTCGTGGCAGAGTAAGGAGTTCCGACATCTGTCAAGGTCGAATGAGACCATGGTGTCAATACTCGCAGATGCACATATGCTCAATCAAGCTGAATCATTACTTCTCTCATTGGATGATAATATGGCGCCGGCTGTTGCAAGTGAACTGTTCAGTCGGATTATTTGTGTGTATTCAGAAGCTGGCAACCTCGAGAAATCAATTGCACTTTACGATTGTGCAAGATATAAGCATTTCATTCCTTCAGTTTCATGCTATCAAGTACTTCTTCATTTTCTGAtcagaaagagaaaagatgaaTTAGTTTTAAGAGTATTTTTGGACATGCTTGAAGTTGGATTGGGTTCTTGCACCAAAGGAGATGTTCTTGATTTTGTTGTCATGGCTTTAATCAAGAAAGACAGATTTTTGCAAGCTCTTGGTATAATTCGGCAGTTAAAGAGTTTGGATCTTAAATTAAGCAAGGGATCCTTGTCAACTATAGTAGAAGAATTTAACAGGAAGAAGGACATCGGGGATATGATGAATTTCCTGGAAGAGTGGAGGTGTTTGCCTGAGTTGCGTCTTTGCAACAGAATTCTTACGTCTTCGTGCACAAATCTTGGTACTGATGACGCATGGTTGGTCTTCCAAAGATTGGAAGCCTTAGGGTTTGCTCCAGATGCCAGTACCTTTGGAATTTTCATATGTCATAGCTGTAGAGAAATGAAGCTGAAAGCTGCATTTGTATATTTATCTGAGTGCTTTTCTAGACATATTAAACCTAAAGTGTCTGCTTATAATGCTATTTTAGGCGGTGTTTTCAGGGAGGGGCTGTACAGGCATGCAAAATATGTCTTTGAAGACATGGTTGAAAGAAAAGTAACACCGGATCTTTCAACATATAAGATAATTTTGGCAGGATATTGCAGATATAGACAGCTTGATGATATTGAACAAGTCTTAAGGGATATGAAAAACAATGGTGTAAATGAACTTCCCTCTGGAAATTGTGTGCTCTTGAAGGCCTTATCATTCTTGGGGCTAGATCACTTAGGAGTGAAAGTCAAGCGAGATAATGCCACTGGTTTTCCGAAAGCTGAGTTTTTTGATTCAGTAGGCAACGGATTGTATTTGGACACTGATTCCCAAAGGTTTGAGATTTCATTGGCACAAATTTTTGATAACGCACTTCACCCAGACATTAACTCAGAGCTAGTCAATGCATTGCAGCGAGGCAACGTTGCAAGTGCTCTTCTGGTGAAAGATGAAGCTTTTCAATGGGGACATAACATTTCACCAGCCAGCTGCGCAGAGCTAATAAAGGCCTTATGTGTGAGCCCAGCATACGTAATGGATGTCATTGACCTTATGGAGGAGATGCCAGATACCTTTGACCAACTTGATGCTCAAACTCTAAATTTAGTTGTCCAAACATTGAGTAGTAATGGGATGCCTGATCATGCTAGACTGGCTTTGGACAGATTGTTCAGAGGAGGCTTGTCAGTCAGTCAAAATACATATACCTGTTTGATGACAGGCTTCTGCGAAGAAAGGAACATAGCAGGGTTTTGGGAATGCTGGAATCTTGCAACAAACTGTAGATGGTCACCTAATAGCAAGGATGTGATGGCCCTCAGCAGTTGCTTGTGCAAATGGGGAGTAATTGAGGAAGCACTGAAGCTTATCAACCTGTTGCTTGACTGCTATCCTGATTTGTTTTTAAGTGCATATTGTGCACTTCTCGAAGAGTTATGCAGGACAGGTTACACTAGTGTTGGATGTGCAATGCTGGAGGCCCTCGTAGAAAAGGGTGTGGTTGTGGATCGCTCGCTAATTTTTAATGTGATGCAGGGCTTCCTAAAGGAGCAGAAGACTGCCGAATCAATTGGAATGTATGACATGTGGCTTAACAAAAGCAAAGTATTAAATGCATATACTTACCAATTTGTGTTATCTTCATTACCATGGCTTGATACAGAACGAGCCATGGGCTTGGTAGAATCTATGATGACCATGCAATTTACTGAGGTCTCAGCTTGCTGTTGCGTTGTGAAGGAATTAGTGCAAACAGGAAATATGAAGCAGGCAACGTCGGTCTTGAAAGAACCAACTTCTGGGAAGTTCAGTGGCACCTTGCTAAATTCCTTTCTTGAAGCATATGGTTGTCTAAACAATTGGAGAAAGTTAGATGCAGTTCTGTGCATGATGCTAAAGATGCATGCAAACATTTCTATTTCAGGCTATCGCTTTCTCATCAGTAGAATGTGTGAGCAAAGTCGGTTTTCTAGTGCTTCAAGCCTTAAAGTGCTGTTCCAACATAGTGACAAGTCAAGAGAACTGATTTCATATAACATTCTAATATTTTACCTTTTTCAGAGAAGAAACACCCCACAGGTTCATGAATTATTGAAGGACATGGAACATAATGGTATTTCTCCAGACAAAACCACCTACGACTTCCTTATCTATGGATTTCACAAGTCTGGAGATACCGATGGTTCAGTTAATATGCTTGATGCTTGTATTGCTAAGGGATTGAAACCAAGCAACCGCAGTCTCAGAACAGTGTTGAGTCATTACTGCAGGCTAGGAAACCTTGAGAAATCGCTAGCATTACTTCGCTTGATTGAGCACAATGGATGGCAGCATGGTTTAGTCATCAATACCACCCTCGCATCATGTCTTCTTTCATTTGGGAGATATTTTGAAGCAAAATCATGTCTGAACAACCTGGGCAAAAGTGCATTTATTGGATCTGATGTCAATTTTGATGcattcatcaagaaattctgCATAGTAGGTGACTTGCAAATGTCTGTTAGTCTGCTAAATACAATGTTGAAGAAAGGCAAACTTCCGAGTGAACTTAGTTACAGTTCTGTTATTTACAGGCTGTGTATACTGAAAGAATTTGATCAGGCGCTTGATTTTCTTGCTGAAATGCAGTTCGCAGGCCTAAAACCAAGTGAGATATCATGTGATGTGCTCGTACGCGGCCTTTGTGCCGCGGGAAGAACCTGTGATGCTAGGAAGATTTTGGAATTGTTAACCACCTTGGGTTCTGCACCATCTTATGGCATGTATAGAGTTGTTTTTGATAACTATTGTCGAAGTAGCAGTCTACAGAAGGCCGCGACACTTTTGCATGACATGCAACAAGCAGGGCAAGTACCCAACTTTGATATGCATTGGTCTGTCATAAGCAATTTCAGCCGTACTGACAAGAAAACCGAAGGACATGGAGAACCCATTTTGCCAaacctttttttctttgagagaaGCCCCCGTGAAGGACAATAA
- the LOC133911681 gene encoding pentatricopeptide repeat-containing protein At5g15300 — protein sequence MLRKSGTQRRQPLLWRRCCSLRQIKQVHAIMVLRGFLSDPSVLRELLFASAVAVRGGIAHARLVFDRIPHPDRFMYNTLIRGAAHSDAPRDAVSIYARMARHRGDCGCGVRPDKLTFPFVLRACAAMGAGATGAQVHAHVVKSGCESDAFVRNALIGMHASCGDLGFAAALFDRTARGDAVAWSAMISGCARRGDIGAARELFDESPVKDLVSWNVMITAYAKRGEMALARELFDRAPACDVVSWNAMISGYVRCSLHKHAMELFEQMQCMGEKPDVVTMLSLLSACADSGDLDVGRRLHSFLSERFSRTGLTTVLGNALIDMYAKCGSMRSALEVFWSMRDKDVSTWNSIIGGLALHGHVIESIDVFEKMLKGNVRPDEITFVAVLVACSHGGMVDKGHEYFNLMQQLYRIEPNVKHYGCMVDMLSRAGLLKEAFEFIDTMKVEPNSVIWRTLLGACRIHGEIELAEHANRELLKARSDASGDYVLLSNIYASVGEWLGSEKMRKLMDDSGVNKEAGRAAVDGSTKNLMQYSRQF from the coding sequence ATGCTGCGGAAGTCGGGCACCCAGCGCCGGCAGCCGCTGCTGTGGCGGCGGTGCTGCAGCCTCCGCCAAATCAAGCAGGTCCATGCTATCATGGTCCTCAGGGGCTTCCTCTCCGACCCCTCGGTGCTCCGGGAGCTCCTCTTCGCCTCTGCTGTCGCCGTCCGCGGCGGCATCGCGCACGCGCGCCTCGTGTTTGACCGAATCCCGCACCCGGACCGGTTCATGTACAACACCCTCATCCGCGGCGCCGCACACAGTGACGCGCCCCGGGACGCCGTTTCCATCTACGCGCGCATGGCTCGGCACCGCGGCGACTGTGGATGCGGCGTGAGGCCGGACAAGCTCACCTTCCCGTTCGTGCTCCGCGCGTGCGCCGCCATGGGCGCGGGCGCCACCGGGGCGCAGGTGCACGCGCACGTCGTCAAGTCTGGGTGCGAGTCCGACGCTTTTGTCAGGAACGCGCTCATCGGCATGCACGCGAGTTGTGGGGATTTGGGTTTCGCTGCTGCTCTGTTCGACCGCACAGCGCGCGGGGACGCCGTGGCGTGGTCGGCGATGATCTCAGGGTGTGCAAGGCGAGGGGACATTGGTGCCGCCCGGGAGCTGTTCGACGAGAGCCCTGTGAAGGACCTCGTGTCTTGGAACGTGATGATCACGGCGTATGCCAAGCGGGGAGAGATGGCCCTGGCGAGAGAGCTGTTCGACCGGGCTCCTGCTTGTGATGTCGTGTCGTGGAACGCCATGATTTCTGGTTACGTGAGATGCAGCTTGCACAAGCATGCAATGGAGCTCTTTGAGCAGATGCAGTGCATGGGAGAAAAGCCAGATGTTGTCACAATGCTCAGCTTGTTGTCAGCCTGTGCCGACTCCGGTGATCTGGATGTTGGCCGGAGGCTGCATAGCTTTCTGTCAGAGAGGTTTTCAAGAACCGGGCTTACCACTGTTCTTGGAAATGCGCTGATTGACATGTATGCGAAGTGTGGGAGCATGAGGAGTGCACTTGAGGTGTTCTGGTCAATGCGAGATAAGGATGTCTCAACTTGGAACTCGATCATAGGAGGATTGGCATTGCATGGACATGTGATAGAGTCCATAGATGTGTTCGAGAAGATGCTGAAGGGGAATGTCAGGCCAGACGAGATCACCTTTGTTGCTGTTCTTGTTGCCTGCAGCCATGGTGGGATGGTTGACAAGGGGCATGAGTACTTCAACTTGATGCAACAACTGTACAGGATTGAACCCAATGTCAAGCACTACGGTTGCATGGTTGACATGCTGAGTCGTGCAGGACTGCTGAAAGAAGCGTTCGAGTTTATCGATACGATGAAGGTAGAGCCTAATTCTGTCATATGGAGGACGTTGCTTGGGGCTTGTAGGATCCATGGTGAGATTGAACTGGCTGAACATGCAAATAGGGAACTGCTTAAGGCAAGGAGTGATGCAAGTGGGGATTATGTGCTCCTCTCAAACATCTACGCTTCAGTTGGAGAATGGCTGGGGTCCGAGAAGATGAGAAAGTTGATGGACGACAGTGGTGTCAACAAAGAGGCAGGCCGAGCTGCTGTAGATGGCAGTACAAAAAACCTAATGCAATATTCTAGACAGTTCTAA